TCCACATCGTCGTGTCAAGTAGGAGCTGCTGTCGGGAGGGCGGCAGCCGAAGCAGCTTTACGCTATGCACGCGCATTTCGGGCAGAACCAGCGCACGCAGTGTTGCCTGCTCTGCCAACTTCGTGTAAAGAGAGCTTGCTATCGCACCGCAATCTCCCATGCTGTCACGACACAGCGCGCGCACCAGCTCCTCGGGGACTGTAGCACAAAGCGCCTCGACATCGCTTGGTTCGGGACTTGTGTGGATGCTGAGACACCGTCTTGCTGAGGTACCCGAGAGAGCAAAGTCGCGCTCGTCTAGCCCAGCCGCAGTCAGTGACTCGAGGAgccgtgctgcagtcgctaAAGGGAAGTGCTTTGCTTTGACCACGCCAATTGGGGGGCAGCTCGGAAACATATACTCCACCTCCTGACGCTCTTTTTCATCTGCGCTGAGGGACAACGGCGCGACACGCACGGCGGGATTGTTGATGCTCATGAAGAGACCAGCTTGGCGAAACGGGGTGAAGCTGCGAGTTGCCGCCTCACCCCGCTGTGTCCGACACTCACTCAAGTAGCCGACAAACGGGACTTCATCGcggtctctctttccatcgtTTCTCCGGAAGAGCACAGCGACAGAGCGGCGACGGGCTGACGGCTCACTGCGCCTCTCAGACATGACGAGGCCGCGAACGGTCTCTAGGTACTGTATTTCTACATTAACAGTCTCCAAGCGcttctgcgctctctcttcgaGCTCTACGAGCTGACGCAGGACAGCGCCCCACTCGGTATGCTGTAGCGGCATCCTGTGAGGCACCTTGAGGGACGAAGAGGGAGCAGCCTTCTGGGTCATCTCTGGAAGGTCTATGAGCCTGGCATCCCTTACAAGATGTAGTGAGACCGCGTCCAACGAGGTGGtgcgctctgtgtgtgtgtgtgtatgtgggtgggtggcgcaCCAACGGAAGACGTGAACAGCGAAGGAAAATCCCCGCAGCAAAAACCAAAAGGGCAGCGGAGCCCAAGACGCAGCAAAGGGGGTTGCGAAACAGtcgtgggggagggagaagcgagaagTAGCAGACGCAGTGCTGCGGGCATGCACGAGTCTGAAtccgctgtgctgcagtcCAACAACAATAACACTCGCGCGCACGGATCCCACTTATCCCCCGCACGTGCGCGAAGCTCACAGCAGCGCATTGCACTCACACGGAGGCCCGCGCACTCGCAAACGTTTGGCG
This genomic interval from Leishmania panamensis strain MHOM/PA/94/PSC-1 chromosome 16 sequence contains the following:
- a CDS encoding hypothetical protein (TriTrypDB/GeneDB-style sysID: LpmP.16.0080) yields the protein MTQKAAPSSSLKVPHRMPLQHTEWGAVLRQLVELEERAQKRLETVNVEIQYLETVRGLVMSERRSEPSARRRSVAVLFRRNDGKRDRDEVPFVGYLSECRTQRGEAATRSFTPFRQAGLFMSINNPAVRVAPLSLSADEKERQEVEYMFPSCPPIGVVKAKHFPLATAARLLESLTAAGLDERDFALSGTSARRCLSIHTSPEPSDVEALCATVPEELVRALCRDSMGDCGAIASSLYTKLAEQATLRALVLPEMRVHSVKLLRLPPSRQQLLLDTTMWTLRQCCDCCDRDLMENLHVQWCRVLQSTAPASRARTVLQRKAYATAYSQLFQRLSAASSVRQGYLVLVLAVCGDFLDLVEAGKLPLQRPHDYFVFRGTLATSRGGQPSPRRAA